Proteins encoded by one window of Paraburkholderia sprentiae WSM5005:
- a CDS encoding MFS transporter, with translation MATSASSGILVGEPLVKTATRRKAIFATVIGSGLEWFDFSGYAFFAATIGKLFFPAGNETTSLLLSLATFGVGFVMRPLGGIAFGIYGDRVGRKRALSLAMLVMALGSGIIAFAPTYQSIGIAAPCLIVVARLLQGLSAGGEMGGATAFLTEHAPAKRRAFYSSWIQTSIGFAVVIGSLTGTLITSSMSADSLTAWGWRIPFFIGMLVAPVGYYIRLKIEETPEFVAEKRHTYTPLRDVIREYPRQVLSSLLMVVLWTVCTYVILFYIPTYVVKYLHMTQREGFTSGVVSGIVLMVMAPVFGALSDKVGKRRVLSVAALVILVASYPLFSHLIKSPDLATLLTFQAIFGVLIAAYTGPILALFTEMFPSRVRATGLSLAYNGAVTIFGGFAAFIITWLTQHTGDAESASYYIIFAAVVSLLGILLTKPYQA, from the coding sequence ATGGCAACGAGTGCATCAAGCGGCATTCTGGTGGGCGAGCCGCTCGTAAAGACAGCGACGCGCCGGAAGGCGATTTTCGCGACTGTCATTGGCAGCGGCCTGGAGTGGTTCGACTTTTCCGGGTACGCGTTCTTCGCGGCAACCATCGGTAAGCTATTTTTCCCCGCAGGCAACGAGACGACGTCGCTGCTGCTATCGCTGGCAACTTTTGGTGTTGGTTTCGTGATGCGACCGCTCGGCGGCATCGCGTTCGGCATCTACGGCGACAGGGTGGGTCGCAAGCGGGCGCTGTCGCTCGCGATGCTCGTCATGGCGCTCGGCTCGGGCATCATTGCTTTCGCCCCTACGTACCAATCTATCGGCATCGCCGCGCCGTGTCTTATCGTCGTCGCGCGATTGCTGCAGGGGCTGTCCGCTGGCGGCGAAATGGGCGGCGCTACCGCGTTCCTTACCGAGCATGCTCCAGCTAAACGTCGTGCTTTCTATTCGAGCTGGATTCAGACCAGTATCGGTTTCGCCGTGGTCATCGGCAGCCTTACCGGTACGCTCATCACGTCGAGCATGTCGGCTGATTCGCTGACCGCATGGGGATGGCGTATTCCGTTTTTCATCGGCATGCTGGTGGCCCCGGTTGGATACTACATTCGGCTGAAAATCGAGGAAACGCCCGAGTTCGTAGCGGAGAAGCGCCACACCTACACGCCGCTGCGTGACGTCATTCGCGAGTATCCCCGCCAGGTGCTCTCCAGCCTGCTGATGGTCGTTCTGTGGACCGTCTGCACATACGTCATCCTGTTCTACATCCCGACTTATGTGGTGAAGTATCTGCACATGACCCAGCGTGAGGGCTTCACGTCGGGCGTCGTCAGCGGTATCGTGCTGATGGTCATGGCGCCCGTGTTCGGGGCACTGTCGGATAAGGTCGGCAAGCGGCGGGTCCTGTCGGTCGCTGCGCTCGTTATTCTGGTTGCCAGCTATCCACTGTTCTCTCACCTGATTAAATCGCCCGACTTGGCCACGCTGCTGACCTTCCAGGCGATTTTCGGCGTGCTGATTGCTGCATACACCGGCCCGATTCTGGCTCTCTTCACGGAAATGTTCCCGAGCCGCGTCCGTGCGACCGGATTGTCTTTGGCCTACAACGGCGCAGTGACCATCTTCGGTGGCTTTGCCGCTTTCATCATCACCTGGCTCACCCAACACACGGGTGATGCCGAGTCTGCGTCTTATTACATCATCTTCGCCGCGGTGGTTAGCCTGCTCGGCATCTTGCTGACAAAGCCATACCAGGCTTGA
- a CDS encoding LysR substrate-binding domain-containing protein, with amino-acid sequence MALSPLPPLACLQAFEASARYLSFTRAGQELHLSTSAVSRQISQLEEFLGRRLFVREHNTLRLTPAGETYAVDVRRMLELCTSVTSSLMARVVRSRLTVSCTAGLSVFWLAPRIGSFIDANPDVDLRIIVRDHFGAVSPAEYDVGIFYLRNPEVPGTHIRKLFDEEVFPVCSPTYLAGRKLKPAELLSCTLLVLEDAERSWMSWHTWFEQAGLERPALNQTIIINSYPLIVQLATHGKGVALGWNRVIDPLLEHGALVRASDSYATMGGSYFVTWPSERAETPAARRFREWVIGQTLTP; translated from the coding sequence ATGGCTCTTTCTCCGTTGCCTCCACTCGCATGTCTGCAAGCATTCGAAGCTAGCGCCCGTTATCTGAGCTTCACTCGTGCGGGGCAGGAACTGCACCTGTCCACTAGTGCTGTGAGCCGTCAGATATCTCAACTCGAAGAATTCCTGGGACGCCGGCTGTTCGTGCGGGAGCACAACACGCTGAGGCTCACACCAGCAGGGGAAACCTATGCGGTGGATGTGCGGCGCATGTTGGAGCTGTGCACTAGCGTTACATCGAGTTTGATGGCTCGCGTCGTCAGGTCTCGTCTCACGGTGTCCTGCACAGCTGGCCTCTCGGTATTCTGGCTCGCGCCGAGAATCGGCTCGTTTATCGATGCGAATCCCGATGTGGACCTGCGCATCATCGTGCGGGACCACTTTGGAGCCGTCTCGCCGGCTGAGTACGACGTAGGCATTTTCTATCTGCGCAACCCCGAGGTTCCCGGCACGCACATTCGGAAGCTTTTCGACGAAGAGGTATTTCCGGTTTGTTCGCCTACGTATCTTGCTGGGCGCAAACTGAAGCCAGCGGAACTGCTGTCCTGCACGCTGCTTGTTCTGGAGGACGCGGAACGCAGCTGGATGTCGTGGCACACCTGGTTTGAACAGGCAGGGCTCGAACGACCAGCGCTCAATCAAACCATCATTATCAACAGCTACCCACTCATCGTGCAGCTTGCGACGCATGGCAAGGGCGTCGCGCTCGGTTGGAACCGGGTCATTGACCCGCTCCTCGAGCACGGCGCACTCGTCAGAGCATCCGACTCTTACGCCACCATGGGCGGCTCATACTTTGTCACATGGCCATCAGAGCGTGCGGAAACACCTGCCGCACGTCGTTTCCGTGAATGGGTAATCGGTCAGACACTCACACCCTGA
- the soxC gene encoding sulfite dehydrogenase: MSSDAPDASKPASPRRRLLGGFALSALAAPNLKAATLLKPLNVDPWTQTPGAPILAHQYGLPSPHESNVIRRAARAWPMPGAASSLTPLADLHGSITPNGLVYERHHAGVPDIDPDAHRLVIHGLVREPKLFTMDDLLRLPSESRIHFLECSGNTASEWKGPSGRPVQITHGLLSCCEWTGVRLSTLLEAVGGHTAASDGGTPQWLLAEGADAAAMTRSLPLDRILERALVVYAQNGERLRPENGYPLRLLAPGFEGNTNVKWLRRLKIVDAPLQTREETSKYTGILPDGRARQFVFEMDAKSVITRPSAGQRLTAQGFYPIVGLAWSGRGAIRKVEVSTDSGATWQAAVLDEPARDRALTRFQAGFVWNGAPTAILSRATDSTGYVQPTREALVAARGLNSNYHYNGIQRWRIEADGSVKNA; the protein is encoded by the coding sequence ATGAGTAGTGATGCCCCCGATGCGTCGAAACCCGCTTCCCCGCGTCGGCGCCTGTTGGGCGGCTTCGCGTTGTCCGCATTGGCCGCGCCGAATCTGAAGGCCGCCACGCTGCTCAAGCCGCTGAACGTCGATCCCTGGACACAAACACCCGGCGCGCCGATTCTCGCTCATCAATACGGGCTGCCGTCGCCGCACGAGTCGAACGTGATTCGCCGTGCCGCGCGGGCGTGGCCGATGCCGGGCGCGGCATCGTCGCTGACGCCGCTCGCGGATCTGCATGGCTCCATCACGCCGAATGGGCTCGTCTACGAACGGCATCATGCGGGGGTGCCCGACATCGACCCCGATGCGCACCGGCTCGTGATTCACGGTCTCGTACGCGAGCCGAAGCTGTTCACGATGGATGATCTGCTGCGCCTGCCTTCGGAGTCGCGCATCCATTTTCTCGAATGCTCGGGCAATACGGCGAGCGAGTGGAAAGGCCCAAGCGGCCGGCCCGTGCAGATCACGCATGGTTTGCTGTCGTGCTGCGAGTGGACCGGCGTCAGGCTCTCGACGCTACTCGAAGCAGTCGGCGGGCACACGGCGGCAAGCGACGGCGGCACGCCGCAATGGCTGCTCGCCGAAGGCGCGGACGCGGCCGCAATGACGCGCAGCCTGCCGCTCGACCGGATTCTCGAGCGCGCGCTCGTCGTCTATGCGCAAAACGGCGAGCGCCTGCGACCGGAGAACGGCTATCCGCTGCGTCTGTTGGCGCCGGGCTTCGAGGGCAATACCAACGTGAAATGGCTGCGGCGGCTGAAGATCGTCGATGCGCCGTTGCAGACGCGCGAAGAAACCTCGAAATACACGGGCATCTTGCCCGATGGTCGCGCGCGTCAGTTCGTGTTCGAGATGGACGCGAAGTCGGTGATCACGCGGCCGTCCGCGGGGCAGCGTCTGACGGCGCAGGGCTTCTATCCGATCGTCGGGCTCGCGTGGTCGGGGCGCGGAGCAATCCGCAAGGTCGAGGTATCGACCGACAGCGGCGCGACATGGCAAGCGGCGGTGCTCGACGAGCCCGCGCGCGATCGCGCCTTGACGCGCTTCCAGGCCGGCTTCGTGTGGAATGGCGCGCCGACGGCCATCCTGTCGCGCGCAACGGACTCGACCGGCTACGTTCAACCGACGCGCGAAGCGCTCGTCGCGGCGCGCGGATTGAACTCGAACTATCACTACAACGGCATTCAGCGGTGGCGTATCGAAGCGGATGGGAGCGTGAAAAATGCGTGA
- a CDS encoding c-type cytochrome, translating to MRESVRFDLVGASKSKRMGALLALLTASGLLVGCSSSFDATRDAQSTAAQARWRSSVDAIGKRVSETDLSAWNIDVAPDGHGLPGGSGDVATGGRIFAAKCAACHGANGEGLIGDQLIGGAGTLATANPKRTVGSYWPYATTLFDYIRRAMPYNTPQSLSADEVYALSAWILNRNGIVPDDARLDAHSLAAIRMPNRDGFVPDPRPGRL from the coding sequence ATGCGTGAGTCTGTCCGGTTCGATCTGGTCGGCGCTTCGAAATCGAAACGGATGGGTGCTCTGCTGGCGCTGCTCACGGCTAGCGGTCTGCTCGTTGGCTGCTCTTCTTCGTTCGACGCCACGCGCGACGCGCAGTCCACCGCCGCGCAGGCGCGCTGGCGTTCATCCGTCGACGCGATTGGCAAGCGAGTCAGCGAGACCGATCTGAGCGCCTGGAACATCGACGTCGCGCCGGACGGCCATGGCCTGCCCGGTGGCAGTGGCGACGTCGCAACGGGCGGCCGCATTTTCGCGGCGAAATGCGCGGCCTGTCACGGTGCGAATGGCGAGGGGCTGATCGGCGATCAACTGATCGGCGGTGCGGGCACGCTCGCGACTGCGAATCCGAAACGCACGGTCGGCAGCTACTGGCCCTATGCGACGACGCTGTTCGACTATATTCGCCGGGCGATGCCGTATAACACGCCGCAGTCGCTGAGCGCGGACGAGGTGTACGCGCTCAGCGCGTGGATATTGAACCGCAACGGCATCGTGCCGGACGACGCGCGTCTGGACGCGCATTCGCTCGCCGCCATACGCATGCCCAACCGGGATGGCTTCGTGCCCGACCCTCGGCCGGGCAGGCTTTGA
- a CDS encoding MarR family winged helix-turn-helix transcriptional regulator, whose product MPIKPEDAGALPRFTGSLVRRAQQRHAAVWLSEVSAEITSVQYAALEVLHETPGVNQRQLGDKLDVDRSTIADLVSRMVRNGLIERADDPVDKRSYVLFLTAAGKKQLVALRPRVEQVERILTERLTASELAQLRRLLSALLPPQA is encoded by the coding sequence TTGCCGATCAAACCCGAAGACGCCGGCGCGCTCCCCAGATTCACTGGAAGCCTGGTGCGCCGTGCCCAACAGCGCCATGCAGCGGTGTGGCTAAGCGAGGTGTCCGCGGAGATCACGAGCGTGCAGTATGCGGCGCTCGAGGTCTTACACGAGACGCCCGGCGTCAATCAGCGGCAACTCGGCGACAAACTCGACGTGGACCGTTCGACGATCGCCGATCTGGTTTCACGGATGGTGCGCAATGGCCTGATCGAGCGAGCCGACGATCCCGTCGACAAACGCAGTTATGTGCTGTTTCTCACCGCTGCCGGTAAGAAGCAGCTCGTGGCCTTGCGTCCGCGAGTCGAGCAGGTCGAGCGCATTCTCACTGAAAGGCTGACAGCGAGCGAATTGGCGCAGTTGCGCCGCCTGCTTTCGGCACTGTTGCCGCCGCAGGCTTGA
- a CDS encoding FAD-binding monooxygenase, protein MQFHLNGFRVGDPTVEPAIGNAHAAQMPETVDVLIVGSGPAGLVLAAQLSQFPSISTRIVERRDGPLQMGQADGVACRTVEMFNAFGLSDRLLQEAYWVNETVFWRPDANDRGAISRTGRVQDTETGLSEFPHVIVNQARIQEYLLDTMRRSARRIEPDYGLELVDLQRDDTDDYPVRVTLRHTDPARHDGNVTVRARYVVGCDGARSRVRTAIGQTLRGDAANHAWGVMDALAVSDFPDIRLKAAIQSASKGNLLIIPREGGYLVRFYVDLGDVTPQNRDSLKQITVDRIIETAQRILHPYTLDVKEVAWFSVYEVGQRLTDRFDDAIAADGTSREPRVFIAGDACHTHSAKAGQGMNVSMQDGFNLGWKLGAVLEGRSDADLLRTYSDERQPIAQELIEFDKEWSAMMAAPPKDPSRPEAGGVDPAELQAYFVRAGRYTAGVATRYRPATLTGEATHQALAKGFAIGTRFHSSPVVRLADARPFHLGHAARADGRWRLYAFADASRRALNALCEHLDTSPDSVLRLVTPKDADVDSVLDLRAVLQQPHREVRLQDLPALLLPRKGRHGLIDYEKAFTSDATTDIFDERGIDRERGALVVVRPDQYVAHVLPLNAYAELNAFFRPIFRAR, encoded by the coding sequence ATGCAATTTCATCTCAACGGTTTCCGCGTCGGCGATCCCACGGTCGAGCCAGCCATCGGCAATGCGCATGCTGCGCAGATGCCCGAGACGGTCGACGTGCTCATCGTCGGCAGCGGCCCTGCCGGACTCGTGCTGGCGGCGCAACTGTCACAATTCCCGTCGATTAGCACGCGCATCGTCGAGCGTCGCGACGGACCGTTGCAGATGGGACAGGCCGACGGCGTCGCCTGCCGCACCGTCGAAATGTTCAATGCGTTCGGCCTCAGTGATCGCTTGCTGCAAGAAGCCTATTGGGTCAACGAAACGGTATTCTGGCGACCCGATGCGAACGACCGAGGCGCGATCAGTCGTACCGGTCGCGTTCAAGACACCGAAACGGGTCTTTCGGAATTTCCGCACGTCATCGTCAATCAGGCGCGCATTCAGGAATATCTGCTCGACACGATGCGTCGTTCCGCGCGACGGATCGAACCGGACTACGGCCTCGAACTCGTCGACCTTCAGCGCGACGATACGGACGACTATCCGGTCCGGGTTACGCTGCGCCATACCGATCCTGCCCGGCATGATGGGAACGTGACCGTGCGCGCGCGCTATGTCGTCGGGTGCGACGGCGCGCGCAGCCGGGTACGAACCGCGATCGGACAAACGCTGCGCGGCGATGCGGCGAATCATGCGTGGGGCGTGATGGATGCGCTGGCCGTCAGCGACTTTCCGGACATCCGGCTGAAAGCGGCGATACAGTCCGCGAGCAAGGGCAACCTGCTCATCATCCCGCGTGAAGGCGGATATCTCGTTCGCTTCTATGTCGACCTCGGCGATGTCACGCCGCAGAACCGCGACAGCCTCAAACAGATCACGGTCGATCGCATCATCGAGACGGCGCAGCGAATCCTCCATCCGTATACGCTCGATGTGAAAGAAGTGGCGTGGTTCTCGGTCTATGAGGTCGGCCAGCGCCTCACCGACCGCTTCGACGACGCCATTGCCGCCGACGGCACCTCGCGCGAACCTCGCGTGTTCATCGCGGGCGATGCCTGCCATACGCATAGCGCCAAGGCGGGCCAGGGCATGAACGTGTCGATGCAGGACGGCTTCAATCTCGGCTGGAAGCTCGGCGCGGTGCTCGAAGGGCGTAGCGACGCCGATCTGCTGCGCACGTATTCGGACGAGCGCCAACCCATTGCGCAGGAGCTGATCGAGTTCGACAAGGAATGGTCGGCGATGATGGCCGCTCCGCCGAAGGACCCGAGCCGGCCCGAGGCGGGCGGCGTCGACCCCGCCGAGCTTCAGGCGTACTTCGTTCGCGCGGGCCGCTATACGGCTGGCGTCGCAACGCGCTACCGACCGGCCACGCTGACCGGTGAAGCGACGCATCAGGCGCTCGCCAAAGGCTTTGCAATCGGCACGCGGTTTCACTCGTCGCCGGTCGTTCGCCTCGCGGATGCAAGGCCATTCCACCTCGGGCACGCAGCACGCGCGGACGGCCGCTGGCGACTGTACGCTTTCGCGGACGCATCACGCCGTGCGCTGAATGCGCTGTGCGAGCATCTCGACACGTCGCCCGATTCCGTTTTGCGGCTCGTCACGCCGAAGGACGCCGACGTGGACAGCGTTCTCGATCTGCGCGCGGTGCTGCAACAACCGCATCGCGAAGTCCGTCTTCAGGACCTTCCCGCCCTGCTGCTGCCGCGCAAGGGTCGCCATGGCCTGATCGACTACGAAAAGGCATTTACGAGCGATGCGACGACTGATATCTTCGACGAGCGCGGCATCGATCGCGAACGAGGCGCACTCGTCGTGGTACGTCCCGATCAATACGTGGCCCATGTTCTTCCATTGAACGCATACGCGGAGTTGAACGCCTTCTTCCGGCCCATCTTCCGCGCGCGTTGA
- a CDS encoding extracellular solute-binding protein: MSYSTIRSSNRWRLLLALALSAAAIWSANSDWAVYAIAQYGEPKYPADFKHFDYVNPDAPRDGTLVLANPNRLTSFDKFNPFTLRGNPAPGLGLMFESLTTGSADEVASAYCLLADDIDVAKDGLSATFHINPKARFSNGDPVTAADVKFSFDTLKSPQALPQFAVYFGQIARAVVLDRLTIRFDFKVATREMPLLAGGIPVFSHKWGMRPDGTRIPFDQLAFEKPIASGDYLIDRYDNGRTISYKRNPDYWGASLPVRVGTHNFAHIDYKLYADAVAQLEAFKAGEYDVLVEHTAQSWVRRDIGKRFDSGELIKREFPHHNGAGMQGFFINLRRPLFRDVRVREALDLAFDFEWLNRQLFYNQYKRTDSFFVNTDLQARGKPSPGELAILEPLRKELDPAVFGDMPQQPDTDPPGSLRANLIKARELLAQVGWTYRDGALRNAKGQPFVFELLGDTGGGASMEPVAAAFGRNLQKLGITMNFRTADFALIQKRIDAFDFDLTTVRLPDVQVPGTEQLSRFGSKYADEPGSDNLAGVKLPAVDAILRKVLGAQTREQLVDATHALDRVLMNGYYVVPHWYSAVHRIAYRSSLAYPAKLPLYFAADEWVLSTWWQKTPGLNLASPR; the protein is encoded by the coding sequence ATGAGTTATTCGACGATCCGCTCGTCCAACCGGTGGCGGTTGCTGCTCGCGCTCGCGCTGAGCGCCGCGGCCATCTGGAGCGCCAATTCTGACTGGGCGGTCTACGCCATCGCCCAATACGGCGAGCCAAAATACCCAGCCGATTTCAAGCATTTCGATTACGTCAATCCCGACGCGCCCCGCGACGGCACCCTCGTACTCGCGAATCCGAACCGGCTGACGAGCTTCGACAAGTTCAATCCGTTTACGCTGCGAGGCAATCCCGCACCGGGACTGGGGCTGATGTTCGAAAGCCTCACCACCGGCAGCGCCGACGAAGTGGCGAGCGCGTATTGTCTGCTCGCCGACGACATCGACGTCGCGAAAGACGGCCTGTCGGCAACCTTCCACATCAATCCGAAGGCGCGTTTCTCAAACGGCGACCCGGTCACGGCAGCGGACGTCAAGTTCTCGTTCGACACGCTGAAAAGTCCGCAGGCGCTGCCGCAGTTCGCGGTGTACTTCGGGCAGATCGCGCGCGCGGTGGTCCTCGACCGGCTCACGATCCGTTTCGATTTCAAGGTCGCGACGCGCGAGATGCCCCTGCTCGCGGGCGGCATCCCGGTGTTTTCGCACAAGTGGGGCATGAGGCCGGACGGCACGCGCATTCCTTTCGACCAACTCGCGTTCGAGAAGCCGATCGCCAGCGGCGACTATCTGATCGACCGGTACGACAATGGCCGAACCATCAGCTACAAGCGCAATCCGGACTATTGGGGCGCGTCGCTGCCCGTCCGCGTGGGCACGCACAACTTCGCGCACATCGACTACAAGCTGTACGCGGACGCGGTCGCGCAGCTCGAAGCGTTCAAGGCGGGTGAGTACGATGTGCTCGTCGAACACACCGCGCAAAGCTGGGTGCGGCGCGATATCGGCAAGCGTTTCGACAGCGGCGAGTTGATCAAGCGCGAGTTTCCTCATCACAACGGCGCCGGCATGCAGGGCTTTTTCATCAACCTGCGGCGGCCGCTGTTCCGGGACGTGCGCGTACGCGAAGCGCTCGATCTCGCGTTCGACTTCGAGTGGCTCAACCGGCAGCTTTTCTACAACCAGTACAAACGCACGGACAGCTTCTTCGTCAATACGGACCTGCAGGCCAGGGGCAAACCCAGCCCAGGCGAACTCGCGATTCTGGAGCCGCTGCGCAAGGAACTCGATCCCGCCGTGTTCGGCGACATGCCGCAGCAGCCCGACACCGATCCGCCGGGGTCGCTGCGCGCCAACCTCATCAAGGCGCGCGAACTGCTGGCGCAGGTGGGCTGGACTTATCGCGACGGTGCGCTGCGCAACGCGAAGGGTCAGCCGTTCGTCTTCGAACTGCTCGGCGACACGGGCGGCGGCGCGTCGATGGAGCCGGTCGCCGCCGCATTCGGCCGCAATCTGCAGAAGCTCGGCATCACGATGAACTTTCGCACCGCCGACTTTGCGCTGATTCAAAAGCGCATCGACGCGTTCGACTTCGACCTGACGACCGTGCGCCTGCCCGACGTGCAGGTGCCGGGCACCGAGCAGCTGTCGCGCTTCGGCAGCAAGTACGCGGACGAGCCGGGCTCCGATAACCTCGCGGGCGTGAAGTTGCCCGCCGTCGATGCGATCTTGCGCAAGGTGCTGGGCGCGCAAACGCGCGAGCAGCTCGTCGACGCGACCCACGCGCTCGACCGGGTGTTGATGAACGGCTATTACGTCGTTCCGCACTGGTATTCGGCGGTTCATCGCATCGCGTACCGCAGCAGCCTCGCCTATCCCGCGAAGCTGCCGCTTTACTTCGCCGCCGACGAATGGGTACTGTCGACGTGGTGGCAGAAGACGCCTGGACTGAATCTTGCATCTCCTCGATGA
- a CDS encoding PQQ-dependent sugar dehydrogenase: MDKLIAGSALVVAIPVLLSGCHVQAEYTPSQQAGANPSIPRARNFFAPPMQVPKYAGWKNGATPKVADGLKIEKIASGLVHPRQLYTLPNGDVLVAESNSPNEEAVTTPKQVIAGMIESRSGKKEKGANRITLLRKPANGSGEWERYVFIDHLHSPFGMQLVGDTLYVADTDAILKFPYKTGETTISERGVELADLPDTINHHWTKALLASRDGKKLYVGVGSNSNVGENGLEVEYRRADVLEVDTATGASRIYAAGIRNPTGLQWEPTTGRLWAIANERDEIGPDLVPDYLTSVKENAFYGWPYSYYGQHVDPRAQPQRPDLVAKAIAPDFSLGSHVAALGLTFYTGNNLPAQYRGGAFIGEHGSWDRSPLSGYVVSYVTFENGKPVGAPKDVVTGFTSPDQKELYGAPVGVAQDRDGGLLIADDVGNTVWRVTGAGG; encoded by the coding sequence ATGGATAAGCTCATCGCCGGCAGCGCGCTCGTCGTCGCCATCCCGGTGCTGCTCAGCGGCTGCCACGTACAGGCTGAGTACACGCCGTCGCAACAGGCAGGAGCGAATCCGTCGATACCGCGGGCACGCAACTTCTTCGCGCCGCCGATGCAGGTGCCGAAATACGCCGGGTGGAAAAACGGCGCGACGCCCAAGGTGGCCGACGGCTTGAAGATCGAGAAGATCGCCTCGGGACTCGTGCACCCTCGCCAGCTCTATACGCTTCCCAATGGTGACGTCCTCGTCGCCGAATCCAATAGCCCGAACGAGGAGGCCGTGACCACGCCGAAGCAGGTGATCGCCGGAATGATCGAAAGCCGGTCGGGAAAGAAGGAGAAAGGCGCGAATCGCATCACACTGCTCAGAAAACCCGCCAACGGCAGCGGCGAATGGGAGCGGTACGTGTTCATCGACCATCTGCACTCGCCATTCGGCATGCAGCTCGTCGGCGATACCCTGTATGTCGCCGATACGGACGCCATACTAAAGTTTCCGTACAAGACGGGCGAAACCACCATCAGCGAGCGCGGCGTCGAACTCGCCGATCTCCCTGATACGATCAACCATCATTGGACCAAAGCGCTGCTCGCCAGTCGTGACGGCAAGAAGCTGTATGTGGGCGTCGGCTCGAACAGCAATGTCGGGGAGAACGGCCTGGAAGTCGAATATCGCCGCGCGGACGTCCTCGAAGTCGATACGGCGACGGGCGCAAGCCGCATCTACGCCGCGGGCATTCGCAATCCGACCGGCCTGCAATGGGAACCGACGACGGGCCGGCTGTGGGCCATCGCGAACGAGCGCGACGAGATCGGCCCCGATCTCGTGCCCGACTATCTGACCTCGGTGAAGGAGAACGCCTTCTACGGTTGGCCGTACAGCTACTATGGCCAGCACGTCGATCCACGCGCACAACCGCAGCGTCCCGACCTCGTCGCGAAGGCGATTGCCCCCGACTTCTCGCTCGGCTCGCATGTTGCAGCACTCGGACTGACGTTCTATACCGGCAACAACCTGCCCGCGCAATATCGCGGCGGCGCGTTCATCGGCGAGCACGGCAGTTGGGACCGCTCGCCGTTGAGCGGTTACGTGGTCTCGTACGTGACCTTCGAGAACGGCAAACCGGTCGGCGCGCCAAAGGATGTCGTGACCGGCTTTACATCGCCGGATCAGAAGGAGCTGTATGGCGCACCCGTGGGCGTCGCTCAGGATCGCGACGGCGGCCTCCTGATCGCCGATGACGTCGGCAACACGGTGTGGCGCGTGACCGGCGCGGGCGGCTGA
- a CDS encoding DUF2231 domain-containing protein, whose amino-acid sequence MSATRSAIRPPASQPSKLAPAIFELLNPIPYGMFVGALIFDLTYMSSRNVFWGKGAAWLVTVGLIIAIIPRLLNFGHVWLQRRRRVTRIERMDFWLNLLAIIAAIVNAFVHSRDAYAMVPDNVILSVITVVLLSIAHVAMALNRLDLPEATHG is encoded by the coding sequence ATGTCCGCCACCCGGTCCGCTATCAGACCTCCAGCCAGCCAGCCATCGAAACTCGCGCCCGCGATCTTCGAATTATTGAACCCCATCCCGTACGGGATGTTCGTCGGCGCGTTGATTTTCGACCTGACCTACATGAGCAGCCGTAACGTGTTCTGGGGCAAGGGCGCCGCGTGGCTCGTCACGGTGGGCCTCATTATTGCCATCATTCCGCGGTTGCTTAATTTCGGTCACGTCTGGTTGCAGCGGCGTCGGCGCGTGACCCGCATCGAAAGAATGGACTTCTGGCTCAACCTGCTCGCGATCATCGCGGCGATCGTCAATGCATTCGTGCACAGCCGCGACGCTTATGCGATGGTCCCGGATAACGTGATTCTGTCGGTCATCACCGTCGTGCTGCTGAGCATCGCCCACGTCGCCATGGCGTTGAACAGGCTCGATCTCCCGGAGGCGACCCATGGATAA